The Mus caroli chromosome 1, CAROLI_EIJ_v1.1, whole genome shotgun sequence genome has a window encoding:
- the B3gnt7 gene encoding UDP-GlcNAc:betaGal beta-1,3-N-acetylglucosaminyltransferase 7 — protein sequence MSLWKKTLYRSVCLALALLVAVTVFQRSVTPGQFLQDPLPPTLGPAKTGNLVNPNSFWKSSKDVAAPTPTVPQGPQVWDVITTNCSININMTHQPWFQSLEPHFRQFLAYRHCRYFPMLLNHPEKCAGDVYMLVVVKSVITQHDRREVIRQTWGHEWESAGLGRGAVRTLFLLGTASKQEERTHYQQLLAYEDRLYGDILQWDFLDSFFNLTLKEIHFLKWLDIYCPNVPFIFKGDDDVFVNPTNLLEFLSDRQPQENLFVGDVLKHARPIRRKDNKYYIPAVMYGKATYPPYAGGGGFLMSGSLARQLHHACDTLELFPIDDVFLGMCLEVLGVKPTGHEGFKTFGISRVRSSRMNKEPCFYRAMLVVHKLLPAELLAMWDLVHSNLTCSIKFQVL from the exons ATGTCTCTATG GAAGAAAACCCTCTACAGGAGTGTATGCCTGGCTCTGGCCCTCCTTGTGGCTGTCACCGTTTTCCAGCGCAGTGTGACCCCTGGTCAATTCCTTCAGGATCCTTTACCACCCACTCTGGGGCCAGCCAAAACTGGAAATCTGGTCAACCCCAACAGCTTCTGGAAGAGTTCAAAGGATGTAGCGGCTCCCACTCCCACGGTTCCTCAGGGACCCCAGGTCTGGGATGTGATCACCACTAACTGCTCTATCAACATCAACATGACCCATCAGCCCTGGTTCCAGAGTCTGGAGCCACACTTCCGACAGTTTCTAGCCTATCGGCATTGCCGGTATTTCCCCATGTTGCTGAACCACCCAGAGAAGTGTGCTGGCGATGTCTATATGCTGGTGGTTGTCAAGTCGGTCATCACACAGCACGACCGCCGAGAGGTCATTCGTCAGACCTGGGGCCACGAATGGGAGTCAGCGGGTCTGGGCAGGGGTGCAGTGCGGACTCTCTTCCTGCTCGGCACGGCCTCCAAGCAAGAGGAGCGAACCCACTATCAGCAGCTGCTGGCCTATGAGGACCGTCTCTATGGTGACATCCTACAGTGGGACTTCCTTGACAGCTTCTTCAACCTGACCCTCAAGGAGATCCACTTCCTCAAGTGGCTCGACATTTACTGTCCCAACGTCCCCTTCATTTTCAAAGGGGATGATGATGTCTTTGTCAACCCCACCAACCTGCTCGAGTTTCTCTCTGACCGGCAGCCCCAGGAAAACCTATTTGTAGGTGATGTTCTGAAACATGCTCGGCCCATCCGCAGAAAAGATAACAAATACTACATCCCTGCCGTCATGTATGGTAAGGCCACCTATCCGCCCTATGCTGGTGGAGGGGGTTTCCTCATGTCTGGCAGCTTAGCTCGGCAACTCCACCATGCCTGTGACACACTGGAACTCTTCCCTATTGATGACGTCTTCCTGGGCATGTGCTTGGAGGTGTTGGGAGTGAAGCCCACAGGCCACGAGGGCTTCAAGACCTTTGGCATCTCTCGGGTCCGAAGCAGCCGGATGAACAAGGAACCGTGCTTCTACCGGGCCATGCTTGTGGTCCACAAGCTGCTCCCTGCTGAGCTGCTGGCCATGTGGGATCTGGTGCATAGCAATCTTACCTGTTCTATCAAGTTCCAGGTGCTCTAA